The following proteins are encoded in a genomic region of Drosophila bipectinata strain 14024-0381.07 chromosome XL, DbipHiC1v2, whole genome shotgun sequence:
- the LOC108119703 gene encoding targeting protein for Xklp2-like isoform X2, protein MEDGTFLKTEFDWDAIDVGDYLLDHSQNFFAKANKENIGNINNVNALLTCATPVAKADQDQYQTKNEEAEIKPIPIIQPSWDEDELKEENRPEADQHQSTENRCAPGPNLRLMWSPVQQKHQTEPAAGGSVPIPKAYDFKNVYESNRQLALRRREDEERKAREFHSRPMPNFKMIHNRIGEMRVVHKVTMPVTPEVVKHGRLDRERRRIRETGSEHDKHPPPRPGHCQPKPFQLRSEQRLRERREFDAAVQANLEQKKNEQDEQRKRCEQEEIKEIRKMTVFKARPNPFK, encoded by the exons ATGGAGGATGGCACTTTTTTGAAGACGGAGTTCGATTGGGACGCCATCGACGTGGGTGATTATCTCCTAGATCATTCCCAAAACTTTTTCG CAAAGGCAAACAAGGAAAATATTGGAAACATAAACAATGTAAACGCTCTGCTGACCTGTGCCACTCCCGTGGCCAAAGCGGATCAGGATCAATATCAAACGAAAAATGAAGAAGCGGAAATCAAACCGATTCCGATCATCCAACCGAGCTGGGACGAGGACGAGCTCAAGGAGGAGAACAGACCTGAGGCTGATCAACACCAAAGTACAGAGAACCGCTGCGCACCGGGTCCCAATCTGCGTCTGATGTGGTCACCCGTCCAGCAGAAACACCAAACAGAGCCTGCTGCCGGCGGTTCGGTTCCCATTCCCAAAGCCTACGATTTTAAGAACGTCTACGAGTCAAACCGGCAGCTGGCGCTGCGAAGACGCGAGGATGAGGAGCGTAAGGCGCGTGAGTTCCACAGCCGGCcaatgccaaatttcaaaatgaTACACAACCGCATTGGCGAGATGCGTGTGGTACACAAAGTGACAATGCCGGTCACTCCAGAGGTCGTAAAACACGGGCGCTTGGACAGGGAACGGCGAAGGATTCGGGAGACAGGGTCGGAGCATGATAAGCATCCACCCCCTAGGCCTGGACACTGCCAGCCCAAGCCATTCCAGCTTCGAAGCGAACAGCGCCTGCGGGAACGCCGTGAATTTGACGCTGCTGTGCAGGCGAATTTggagcagaaaaaaaatgag caAGACGAACAACGGAAACGATGCGAGCAGGAGGAGATCAAGGAAATACGAAAGATGACGGTATTCAAGGCACGACCCAATCCATTCAAGTAG
- the LOC108119690 gene encoding sal-like protein 4: protein MICRLCLNALDEQDAVLLFGGATEAAAEDEGDGASGQAMPESDLVQLISIHLYLCLSRDDAISTCICTECCSQLESFHNFWKLVELKQTTLCSQFLEIDCDVNWSEEPDEELVQLEPEFPVEFCIKTEPKAVATTVATAVNKFPCMFCEKSFKMRRYLEEHIATHTGDRPIPCPYCEMAFRCRSNMYTHVKSKHTAQWLKAREERDAAKSQNHAIHEVKTEVVEEVSVLAPLTTPAITGIPATASATSPPSMQQLPLSVIKTEPGDSINLTMAKTPPTASRASRTRSSRRKTHSPKKAQPTESSDGSGDEESPQKRLKENELILANYNAVAAAVVAAASISGTGGASSGGGGNSGTTSQTDTLQQRLCASLLQQQQLQQHINLLSAMTASTAAGGSSSTCTTTTTTTSNPYGSPPGQAEKRTPDKRRSAPTAPPIQTAIKPEAPISLICPNCGELPGLNHRCLSKPKYACDVCGKSFKMKRYLEEHFATHTGVKLHTCAFCPTEFRSKSNMYHHTKRKHKAEWERSRASRSAAKEQRLQEQIQMKIQLPSAVTQAQSGPAAV from the exons ATGATCTGTCGCCTGTGTCTGAACGCGCTGGACGAGCAGGACGCAGTGCTGCTATTCGGCGGTGCCACCGAGGCGGCAGCAGAGGACGAGGGCGACGGTGCCAGCGGCCAGGCAATGCCGGAAAGCGACCTGGTCCAACTGATCTCGATTCATCTGTACCTCTGC CTATCCCGCGACGACGCCATCTCCACCTGCATCTGCACGGAGTGCTGCTCCCAGCTGGAGAGCTTCCACAACTTTTGGAAGCTGGTGGAGCTGAAGCAGACGACTCTGTGTAGCCAGTTCCTGGAAATCGACTGTGACGTCAACTGGTCGGAGGAGCCGGACGAGGAACTGGTCCAATTGGAGCCCGAATTTCCTGTGGAATTCTGTATAAAAACAGAACCCAAAGCAGTGGCCACCACCGTTGCTACGGCAGTCAATAAGTTTCCTTGTATGTTCTGCGAGAAGTCGTTCAAGATGCGTCGCTACCTGGAGGAGCACATTGCCACACACACCGGTGATCGACCAATCCCCTGTCCTTACTGCGAGATGGCCTTTCGCTGCCGCTCCAACATGTACACCCACGTCAAGAGCAAGCACACGGCCCAGTGGCTGAAAGCTCGAGAGGAACGGGATGCGGCCAAATCGCAGAATCACGCCATTCACGAGGTGAAAACTGAGGTGGTGGAGGAGGTTTCAGTTCTTGCTCCGCTTACAACTCCTGCCATCACCGGTATTCCCGCAACAGCTTCGGCTACATCTCCGCCATCCATGCAGCAGCTCCCGCTGTCTGTGATCAAGACAGAGCCCGGAGACTCCATCAACTTGACCATGGCCAAGACCCCACCCACAGCCAGTCGTGCATCGCGGACTCGTTCCAGCCGCCGCAAGACCCATTCGCCCAAGAAGGCTCAGCCCACAGAGTCCAGTGACGGCAGCGGCGATGAGGAATCACCCCAGAAGCGTCTCAAAGAGAACGAACTCATTTTGGCCAACTACAATGCTGTGGCTGCGGCTGTGGTGGCTGCCGCCTCAATATCTGGCACAGGAGGAGCCAGTAGCGGAGGAGGTGGCAATAGTGGAACCACCAGCCAGACAGACACCCTGCAGCAGCGTTTGTGTGCAAGTCTccttcagcagcagcaactccaGCAGCACATAAATCTCCTGTCCGCTATGACAGCATCCACAGCAGCCGGAGGGTCAAGTAGCAcctgcaccaccaccaccaccaccaccagcaatCCCTACGG ATCACCACCTGGCCAAGCTGAAAAGCGAACGCCGGACAAACGGCGATCCGCACCGACAGCACCACCCATCCAGACGGCCATCAAACCCGAGGCGCCCATCTCCCTCATTTGTCCCAACTGCGGGGAACTGCCCGGGCTGAATCACCGCTGCCTAAGCAAACCCAAGTACGCCTGCGATGTGTGCGGCAAGAGCTTCAAGATGAAGCGCTACCTAGAG GAACACTTTGCCACCCACACTGGCGTTAAACTGCATACCTGCGCCTTCTGCCCCACAGAATTTCGGTCCAAGTCGAACATGTACCATCATACGAAGCGTAAGCACAAAGCCGAATGGGAACGCTCCAGGGCTAGCCGATCGGCGGCGAAGGAGCAAAGGCTCCAGGAGCAAATCCAGATGAAAATACAGTTACCCAGTGCAGTTACCCAGGCCCAGTCCGGACCGGCTGCTGTCTAa
- the LOC108119703 gene encoding pleckstrin homology domain-containing family F member 1 homolog isoform X1 has translation MVDRLVNSEANTRRIASVENCFGSSGVPLAMQGRVLVGEGVLTKMCRKRPKSRQFFLFNDILVYGNIVIGKKKYNKQHIMPLEEVSLESIADNQQYRNGWYIRTTTKSFVVYAATSTEKQEWMAHINKCVEDLLRKSGKKPVENHAAVWVPDTEASVCMHCKKTQFTFIQRRHHCRNCGAVVCAGCSAKKFLLPQQSTKPLRVCDACYDRLKHVPSSSSGEDSAAVAAATGNKLNTTAGDSSNDEDSDEDIVSPGGESHDEPRFYGDNSVLSSADDSTIATPSSTITATSALGHSGVGGEPAQATPNPAAPIVGSHC, from the coding sequence ATGGTGGACCGTCTGGTGAACTCGGAGGCGAACACGCGACGCATCGCCTCCGTTGAGAATTGTTTTGGAAGTTCGGGTGTGCCGCTGGCGATGCAGGGCCGTGTCCTGGTCGGCGAAGGTGTGCTAACCAAGATGTGCCGGAAGCGTCCAAAGAGCCGCCAGTTTTTCCTTTTCAACGACATCCTGGTCTACGGGAATATAGTGATTGGCAAGAAGAAGTACAACAAGCAGCACATCATGCCGCTGGAGGAGGTATCGCTGGAGTCGATTGCCGATAATCAGCAGTATAGGAATGGCTGGTACATTCGCACCACCACCAAGTCGTTTGTGGTGTATGCCGCCACCAGTACAGAGAAGCAGGAATGGATGGCGCACATCAACAAGTGCGTGGAGGACCTGCTGCGCAAAAGCGGCAAGAAGCCGGTGGAGAATCATGCCGCTGTTTGGGTGCCGGACACCGAGGCCAGTGTCTGCATGCACTGCAAGAAGACGCAGTTTACGTTTATCCAGCGCCGTCATCACTGCCGCAACTGCGGTGCTGTCGTCTGTGCCGGCTGCTCCGCCAAGAAGTTTCTGCTACCACAGCAGAGCACCAAACCGCTACGCGTCTGCGACGCCTGTTATGATCGTTTAAAGCATGTGCCAAGCTCCAGCTCTGGCGAGGATTCGGCAGCTGTGGCCGCAGCTACCGGAAATAAGCTCAACACAACCGCCGGTGATAGCTCCAATGATGAGGATTCCGACGAAGATATTGTCTCGCCGGGCGGCGAATCACATGACGAGCCCCGTTTCTATGGCGACAACAGCGTGCTCTCCTCCGCCGATGACTCCACGATAGCCACTCCCTCCTCCACGATTACCGCAACGTCAGCGCTGGGCCATTCCGGCGTTGGTGGCGAGCCAGCCCAAGCCACCCCGAATCCAGCTGCCCCCATAGTCGGCAGCCACTGCTGA